The following proteins come from a genomic window of Pyxidicoccus sp. MSG2:
- a CDS encoding M4 family metallopeptidase, translating into MTRAWKQGLIGACCAVMGVACGDVPESTATSQDGVQMGDVQSALAALGKVEVVSTGKGGIPTFIRGSLGTTDTSLVALRAGDALAPALRGIAPVFGLRAEDLQVRSTRTDDVGFTHVRYDQVRKGLPVVGGELILHVNTRGEVYAANGTARGAQEPVTLSRLSPQAAVDAALAGTDTLKAQGESRVVYFLSAEGVLSSAYELTLVGTREGGPVRDVVYVDAASGKVLDVRPQVHSALNRNLHSANNQWTTPGTLRRSEGGAATGDAHIDRNYDHVGTTYACYETIFGRDSFDDRGARITSTVHYGSAYVNAYWDGVQIVFGDGDGVNSGQLGLDLDVTSHEITHAVTQYESGLVYRNESGALNESLSDIAAAICESWSRGGSLDADVWKIGEDIWTPGIANDALRYMGNPTQDGSSKDYYPERYTGTADNGGVHWNSGIQNLVFKLLVTGGTHPRGKTAINVGGVGMNKAAQTFYFAATNYYTSTTTMSQAKAYTIQAAQDRYDAGVVSSVTNAWSAAGVP; encoded by the coding sequence GTGACTCGAGCTTGGAAGCAGGGATTGATTGGGGCGTGCTGTGCCGTGATGGGCGTCGCCTGCGGCGACGTACCCGAGAGCACCGCGACCTCGCAGGACGGCGTGCAGATGGGCGACGTGCAGTCGGCCCTCGCCGCGCTGGGCAAGGTGGAGGTGGTGAGCACCGGCAAGGGGGGCATCCCCACGTTCATCCGTGGCAGCCTGGGGACCACGGACACGTCGCTCGTGGCGCTCCGCGCGGGTGACGCGCTGGCGCCCGCGCTGCGCGGCATCGCCCCGGTGTTCGGCCTGCGCGCCGAGGACCTCCAGGTGCGCTCCACCCGCACGGACGACGTGGGCTTCACCCACGTCCGGTATGACCAGGTCCGCAAGGGCCTTCCGGTGGTGGGCGGCGAGCTCATCCTCCACGTCAACACCCGGGGCGAGGTGTACGCGGCCAACGGCACGGCGCGCGGCGCCCAGGAGCCCGTGACGCTGAGCCGCCTGTCGCCCCAGGCGGCGGTGGACGCGGCGCTCGCCGGCACCGACACGCTCAAGGCCCAGGGCGAGTCCCGCGTGGTCTACTTCCTGAGCGCCGAGGGTGTCCTGTCCTCCGCGTACGAGCTGACGCTGGTGGGCACCCGCGAGGGCGGCCCCGTGCGTGACGTGGTCTACGTGGACGCCGCGTCGGGCAAGGTCCTCGACGTGCGGCCGCAGGTCCACTCCGCCCTCAACCGCAACCTCCACTCGGCCAACAACCAGTGGACGACGCCCGGCACCCTGCGCCGCTCCGAGGGCGGCGCGGCCACCGGCGACGCCCACATCGACCGCAACTACGACCACGTCGGCACCACGTACGCCTGCTACGAGACCATCTTCGGCCGTGACTCGTTCGACGACCGCGGCGCGCGCATCACCAGCACCGTCCACTACGGCTCCGCCTACGTCAACGCGTACTGGGACGGCGTGCAGATTGTCTTCGGCGACGGCGACGGCGTGAACTCGGGCCAGCTCGGCCTGGACCTGGACGTCACGTCCCACGAAATCACCCACGCGGTGACGCAGTACGAGTCGGGCCTCGTCTACCGCAACGAGTCCGGCGCGCTCAACGAGAGCCTGTCGGACATCGCCGCCGCCATCTGCGAGAGCTGGTCTCGCGGCGGCTCGCTGGACGCGGACGTGTGGAAGATTGGCGAGGACATCTGGACGCCGGGCATCGCCAACGACGCCCTGCGCTACATGGGCAACCCCACGCAGGACGGCTCGTCCAAGGACTACTACCCCGAGCGCTACACGGGCACCGCGGACAACGGCGGCGTGCACTGGAACTCGGGCATCCAGAACCTGGTGTTCAAGCTGCTCGTCACCGGCGGCACGCACCCGCGTGGGAAGACGGCCATCAACGTGGGCGGCGTCGGCATGAACAAGGCCGCGCAGACCTTCTACTTCGCCGCGACCAACTACTACACGTCGACGACCACCATGTCCCAGGCCAAGGCCTACACCATCCAGGCCGCGCAGGACCGGTACGACGCTGGAGTCGTGAGCTCGGTGACCAACGCCTGGAGCGCCGCGGGCGTGCCGTAG
- a CDS encoding Hint domain-containing protein has protein sequence MKNILIAAAVFATCFSSTALAQLSTRCFQDDQLVTSELAKGRNAWARRCGLITATREAYLNGENEYQVFTNGCYSYPAVPAGSTCTFHVPATEASACIPNLVKLGTCVAGCTTPSMKVQFAGRMVPVPEAYSQGLHTVTALTKDSEAGLLSFGEQPIRSFVAGDTQEDIFTLETQEGRRLEVTAEHPMVLEDGTMVKARTLKVGDTLHGADGVKLHLNRVTVFNFKGQVWNVRPESKEKIENVMNAEGFLTGSVRFQNEWAADDYRLNVRDDIDVSGL, from the coding sequence ATGAAGAACATCCTCATCGCAGCCGCTGTCTTCGCAACCTGCTTCTCGAGCACGGCCCTGGCGCAGCTGTCCACCCGCTGCTTCCAGGACGACCAGCTCGTCACGTCGGAGCTCGCCAAGGGCCGCAACGCCTGGGCGCGCCGCTGCGGCCTCATCACCGCCACGCGTGAGGCGTACCTGAACGGCGAGAACGAGTACCAGGTCTTCACCAACGGCTGCTACTCGTACCCGGCCGTCCCGGCCGGCTCCACCTGCACGTTCCACGTGCCGGCCACCGAGGCGTCGGCCTGTATCCCCAACCTGGTCAAGCTGGGCACCTGCGTCGCCGGCTGCACCACGCCGAGCATGAAGGTGCAGTTCGCCGGCCGCATGGTCCCGGTGCCGGAGGCCTACTCGCAGGGCCTGCACACCGTGACGGCCCTGACGAAGGACTCCGAGGCGGGCCTGCTGTCGTTCGGCGAGCAGCCCATCCGCAGCTTCGTCGCGGGTGACACCCAGGAGGACATCTTCACCCTGGAGACCCAGGAGGGTCGCCGCCTGGAAGTGACGGCCGAGCACCCCATGGTCCTCGAGGACGGGACGATGGTGAAGGCCCGCACCCTGAAGGTCGGTGACACGCTGCACGGCGCCGACGGCGTCAAGCTGCACCTGAACCGCGTGACGGTCTTCAACTTCAAGGGCCAGGTGTGGAACGTGCGTCCGGAGAGCAAGGAGAAGATTGAGAACGTGATGAACGCCGAGGGCTTCCTCACCGGCTCCGTGCGCTTCCAGAACGAGTGGGCGGCGGACGACTACCGCCTGAACGTGCGTGACGACATCGACGTGAGCGGGCTGTAA
- a CDS encoding FG-GAP repeat domain-containing protein, whose amino-acid sequence MLRTLRVLVGCTGLACAATPPEPPPPEPHWLGFQASSLSLAAGGSQARGLRAADVSGDGVVDLVLIASREEQVCILEGSQGGAFSPPRALTAGKTPMDVAVQDMNRDGQPDLLVVGHFSNTLAVRLGSGRGAFQEPVSYSLGNHSQQVRVADLDGDGDLDVMTKNAGSAGFFNITLLAGRGDGTLEAATPYSVTGLPRDLTLADVNADGLPDVLVLNTNSYTVDVLLGQRSGALAPLPPYQLQRGEDNEPFRFAALDVNGDARLDLVISHALGVPGHLSVHLGNGEGGFTASSSIPVEEPGEVVAADFNRDGRPDLALTRLSGGVFLLLGAEGGTFGDPVRVASGPPPTSLLAADVNADGFADLAWTTQDTVEVLLAATAPVKP is encoded by the coding sequence ATGCTTCGAACCCTCCGTGTCCTCGTGGGCTGTACGGGGCTTGCCTGCGCCGCGACACCGCCCGAGCCTCCGCCCCCGGAGCCGCATTGGCTGGGCTTCCAGGCGTCGAGCCTGTCCCTCGCCGCGGGCGGAAGCCAGGCGCGGGGGCTGCGCGCCGCCGACGTGAGCGGAGACGGCGTCGTGGACCTCGTGCTCATCGCCTCGCGCGAGGAGCAGGTCTGCATCCTGGAAGGAAGCCAGGGCGGTGCCTTCTCGCCCCCCCGCGCGCTGACGGCGGGAAAGACGCCCATGGACGTGGCCGTCCAGGACATGAACCGGGACGGACAGCCGGACCTGCTCGTCGTGGGCCACTTCTCCAATACGCTGGCCGTCCGGCTGGGCAGCGGGCGCGGGGCGTTCCAGGAGCCCGTCTCGTACTCGCTGGGCAACCACTCCCAGCAGGTGCGGGTCGCCGACCTCGATGGGGACGGGGACCTGGACGTCATGACGAAGAACGCCGGCTCGGCCGGCTTCTTCAACATCACCCTGCTCGCCGGACGGGGGGATGGCACGCTCGAGGCCGCGACGCCCTACTCCGTCACGGGCCTGCCCAGGGATTTGACGCTCGCGGATGTGAACGCGGATGGCCTGCCCGACGTCCTGGTGCTCAACACCAACAGCTACACCGTCGACGTGCTCCTGGGGCAGAGGAGTGGAGCGCTGGCGCCCCTCCCGCCGTATCAACTCCAGCGCGGCGAGGACAACGAGCCCTTCCGCTTCGCGGCCCTGGACGTGAATGGCGACGCCCGGCTGGACCTGGTCATCTCCCATGCCCTGGGCGTGCCCGGCCATCTCTCCGTGCACCTGGGCAACGGGGAGGGGGGCTTCACCGCCTCCTCGAGCATCCCCGTGGAGGAGCCGGGCGAGGTGGTGGCCGCGGACTTCAACCGCGACGGCAGGCCCGACCTCGCACTCACCCGCCTCTCGGGCGGTGTCTTCCTCCTGCTCGGCGCGGAAGGCGGCACCTTCGGAGACCCCGTGCGCGTCGCCTCCGGGCCTCCGCCCACGTCGCTCCTGGCCGCCGACGTGAACGCGGACGGCTTCGCCGACCTGGCCTGGACCACCCAGGACACCGTCGAGGTCCTCCTGGCCGCCACCGCGCCCGTGAAGCCCTAG
- a CDS encoding HEAT repeat domain-containing protein, with product MRRKSFRVVALAFALVLLGVGAVWWTHSGEGAAPESPPRTDASRPAAPSVPVPGPAPREAPDGTRAWVAGMLYRYAASADLRVSFGKSGAATPAGMHFSIRGEWDVGIVSADADAIKARIHLRPSTFEVEVEGQGALAPEVRQTMTAALALPFFVTLDRAGGVTLTHFEQGVDELARGLLRSMVASSQFVVSGVPTATWQSEEHDTSGRYVADYQRVAARRFEKRKKAYVAVATPQGLQPPGAGLRMSVGGSAVFELGEDLWTETLQVREQLTVDSGEGLPTVTNALELGLRLLERRMEPTLRDAYAAREAFLGTAHLASFQGQAPDPLAHHKQVLGGRSLDDILKDLRSLPDDEKARDDARTRVLEQLSALFTLHPAEALKVPDLLRSGLSPLAASPLLGALSAASTPEAIQALVTASGDTALEMDVRMDSVSALGSAGEPQREGVDALRNMARDADPKLRGTASLAFGNAAYQMGDTDTQGAEALVQELKNDYRATRSPEQQALLLRSLGNTRAPSALDVITDALRSDSPQVRESALVALRAIPGPEADRLLSERLLTDPVSEVRRSAVFSCGFRPLGPLLPALGQALRKDVSDGVRSDIVQLLGQFRGSVPEAMSLLLWASQNERHPEIRRMAKVFVDTPTGAIPSQPDSDPVR from the coding sequence GTGCGCCGCAAGTCATTCCGTGTCGTCGCGCTGGCGTTCGCGCTGGTGCTGCTGGGCGTGGGAGCCGTCTGGTGGACGCACTCCGGGGAGGGTGCCGCGCCCGAGTCTCCCCCGCGGACGGACGCGTCCCGGCCGGCAGCTCCTTCCGTCCCCGTCCCGGGCCCGGCGCCTCGCGAGGCGCCGGACGGGACGCGGGCGTGGGTGGCGGGGATGCTCTACCGCTACGCGGCGAGCGCGGACCTGCGTGTCTCCTTCGGGAAGTCGGGCGCGGCCACGCCCGCGGGGATGCACTTCTCCATCCGGGGCGAGTGGGACGTGGGCATCGTCTCCGCCGACGCGGACGCCATCAAGGCGCGCATCCACCTGCGGCCGAGCACCTTCGAGGTGGAGGTCGAGGGGCAGGGCGCGCTGGCGCCCGAGGTCCGGCAGACGATGACGGCGGCCCTGGCGCTGCCGTTCTTCGTGACGCTCGACAGGGCGGGCGGGGTGACGCTGACGCACTTCGAGCAGGGCGTGGATGAGCTGGCGCGGGGGCTCTTGCGCTCCATGGTGGCGTCCTCGCAGTTCGTGGTGAGCGGCGTCCCGACGGCCACGTGGCAGTCCGAGGAGCACGACACCTCCGGCCGCTACGTGGCGGACTACCAGCGCGTGGCGGCCCGTCGCTTCGAGAAGCGGAAGAAGGCCTATGTCGCCGTGGCGACGCCGCAGGGGCTCCAGCCGCCAGGCGCGGGCCTGCGCATGAGCGTGGGCGGCAGCGCGGTCTTCGAGCTGGGCGAGGACCTGTGGACGGAGACGCTCCAGGTGCGGGAGCAGCTGACGGTGGACTCGGGCGAGGGCCTGCCCACGGTGACCAACGCGCTGGAGCTGGGCCTGCGCCTGCTCGAGCGCCGGATGGAGCCCACGCTGCGCGACGCATACGCCGCGCGCGAGGCCTTCCTGGGCACCGCCCACCTGGCCAGCTTCCAGGGCCAGGCACCGGACCCCCTGGCCCACCACAAGCAGGTGCTGGGCGGCCGGAGCCTCGACGACATCTTGAAGGACCTGCGCTCGCTGCCCGACGACGAGAAGGCCCGGGACGACGCGCGCACGCGAGTCCTGGAGCAGCTGAGCGCCCTCTTCACGCTCCACCCGGCCGAGGCGCTCAAGGTCCCCGACCTGCTCCGCTCGGGGCTGTCCCCCCTGGCCGCCAGCCCCCTGCTGGGGGCGCTCTCCGCGGCCAGCACGCCGGAGGCCATCCAGGCCCTGGTGACGGCGTCCGGGGACACCGCGCTGGAGATGGACGTCCGCATGGACTCCGTCTCCGCGCTGGGCTCCGCGGGCGAGCCCCAGCGCGAGGGTGTGGACGCGCTGCGGAACATGGCGCGCGACGCGGACCCCAAGCTGCGCGGCACGGCGAGCCTGGCGTTCGGCAACGCGGCGTACCAGATGGGTGACACCGACACCCAGGGCGCCGAGGCCCTGGTGCAGGAGCTGAAGAACGACTACCGCGCCACGCGCTCCCCCGAGCAGCAGGCCCTGCTGCTGCGCTCGCTGGGCAACACCCGGGCCCCGAGCGCGCTGGACGTCATCACCGACGCGCTGCGCTCCGACTCCCCCCAGGTCCGGGAGTCGGCGCTGGTGGCCCTGCGCGCAATCCCCGGCCCGGAGGCGGACCGCCTCCTCTCGGAGCGGCTGCTGACAGACCCTGTCTCGGAGGTGCGCAGGAGCGCCGTCTTCTCCTGCGGGTTCCGCCCCCTCGGCCCCCTGCTCCCGGCGCTGGGACAGGCGCTGCGCAAGGACGTCTCGGACGGCGTCCGCTCCGACATCGTCCAGCTCCTGGGCCAGTTCCGCGGCAGCGTGCCGGAGGCCATGTCCCTGCTCCTGTGGGCCAGTCAGAACGAGCGCCACCCCGAGATTCGCCGGATGGCCAAGGTCTTCGTCGACACGCCCACCGGCGCCATCCCCTCGCAGCCGGACTCGGACCCCGTTCGCTGA
- a CDS encoding protein kinase domain-containing protein yields MGRYRLSARIATGGMAEVYLGRRIDEDGTRGPAVAVKRLMPHLASDRRVVQMFLNEARITAQVHHPNVVTILELGMEGTEPFIAMELLEGRSFAELRQEAAEHGQRVPLGITLRVLVDACRGLDAAHRVVDEGGRPLRIVHRDFTPDNIHVGVNGAVKVIDFGIAKADALGSGTEPGVLKGKFFYMSPEMIAGKQVDHRADLFAAGVMLYEQLCGRRPFTGLTAEEVLGRIAEGRPKPPTAFDPSVPAALELVCLTALARDPAARFDSLESFIDAMEAIGGAAEVATHEQLAAYVDTLFPPDSDSKRQALRRARLADPSHGGTPPGHIRPRAWTEGAALPTAPEQGAPADGAGVSGVPGVQGRAGEPARQQQQGTPGPQAAATSNAPPTGAARAAPDSHVTKGASTGRKPSRWGAILAAVLVLGALGGGAAWYRMRPTLAPAERLAKAEAAPTAEAKVSALEGLGADARATSAELARAGAVLIAAGAPAKALELADAYTARFPKDVEAHLLEARAATELLLGKRAERAIDNASALAPKDLRPLLALAELRERQGDVPGALAALAKAYALKPRSAEVTPRYGRLLSQSGRLDEAATVLAAWTRENDDDARCLAELGFVRFRQQRVDEAASLLKRAIRKDARLSLAHYYLGAVLFRQGDTSGAERAYQEADKLAPEDPRALTARCQLHAHTGNAAAVDEVKRALAERFPDRASVLATECSTGK; encoded by the coding sequence ATGGGCCGCTACCGACTGTCCGCGCGCATCGCGACAGGCGGCATGGCGGAGGTGTACCTCGGGCGGCGCATCGACGAGGACGGGACGCGCGGGCCGGCGGTCGCGGTGAAGCGGCTGATGCCGCACCTGGCCTCGGACCGGCGCGTCGTGCAGATGTTCCTCAACGAGGCGCGCATCACCGCGCAGGTGCACCACCCCAACGTCGTCACCATCCTGGAGCTGGGGATGGAGGGCACCGAGCCCTTCATCGCCATGGAGTTGCTGGAGGGGCGCTCGTTCGCGGAGCTGCGCCAGGAGGCCGCGGAGCACGGCCAGCGCGTGCCGCTGGGAATCACGTTGCGCGTGCTGGTGGATGCGTGCCGCGGGCTGGACGCCGCACACCGCGTCGTGGACGAGGGGGGCCGGCCGCTGCGCATCGTCCACCGCGACTTCACGCCGGACAACATCCACGTGGGCGTCAATGGCGCGGTGAAGGTCATCGACTTCGGCATCGCCAAGGCGGACGCGCTCGGCAGTGGCACGGAGCCCGGCGTGCTGAAGGGGAAGTTCTTCTACATGTCGCCGGAGATGATCGCCGGCAAGCAGGTGGACCACCGCGCGGACCTGTTCGCCGCGGGCGTCATGCTCTACGAGCAGCTCTGCGGCCGGCGCCCCTTCACGGGCCTGACGGCGGAGGAGGTGCTGGGACGCATCGCGGAAGGGCGCCCGAAGCCGCCCACCGCCTTCGACCCGTCCGTGCCGGCGGCGCTGGAGTTGGTGTGCCTCACCGCGCTGGCGAGGGACCCGGCCGCGCGCTTCGACAGCCTCGAGTCCTTCATCGACGCGATGGAGGCCATCGGCGGCGCGGCGGAGGTGGCCACGCACGAGCAGCTCGCCGCGTACGTGGACACCCTCTTCCCGCCCGACAGCGACTCGAAGCGGCAGGCCCTGCGCCGTGCCCGGCTCGCCGACCCGTCACATGGCGGCACGCCTCCGGGCCACATCCGCCCGCGGGCCTGGACGGAAGGCGCGGCGCTTCCAACCGCCCCCGAGCAGGGAGCGCCCGCGGATGGGGCGGGTGTCTCCGGAGTGCCTGGAGTACAGGGCCGGGCGGGTGAACCGGCGCGGCAGCAGCAGCAGGGCACGCCGGGCCCACAGGCCGCCGCGACCTCCAACGCGCCGCCGACTGGCGCGGCGCGCGCGGCGCCCGATTCCCATGTGACGAAGGGAGCCTCCACCGGACGGAAGCCCTCACGGTGGGGCGCCATCCTCGCGGCGGTGCTGGTGCTGGGCGCGCTCGGCGGCGGAGCGGCGTGGTACCGCATGCGCCCGACGCTGGCTCCGGCCGAGCGGCTGGCGAAGGCCGAGGCCGCGCCCACCGCCGAGGCGAAGGTGTCCGCGCTGGAGGGACTGGGCGCGGACGCGCGCGCGACGTCCGCGGAGCTGGCCCGGGCCGGCGCCGTGCTGATTGCAGCGGGAGCCCCCGCGAAGGCGCTGGAGCTGGCGGATGCCTACACCGCCCGCTTCCCGAAAGACGTGGAGGCGCACCTGCTCGAAGCGCGCGCCGCCACGGAGCTGCTCCTGGGCAAGCGGGCCGAGCGGGCCATCGACAATGCCTCCGCGCTGGCGCCGAAGGACCTCCGGCCCCTGCTCGCGCTGGCGGAGCTGCGCGAGCGCCAGGGTGACGTACCGGGCGCCCTGGCCGCGCTGGCGAAGGCCTACGCGCTGAAGCCGCGCTCCGCCGAGGTGACGCCGCGCTACGGGCGCCTCCTCTCCCAGAGTGGACGGCTGGACGAGGCCGCCACCGTGCTGGCCGCGTGGACGCGGGAGAATGACGACGACGCGCGGTGCCTCGCGGAGCTGGGCTTCGTGCGCTTCCGCCAGCAGCGCGTGGACGAGGCCGCCAGCCTCCTCAAGCGCGCCATTCGCAAGGACGCGCGGCTGTCCCTGGCGCACTACTACCTGGGCGCCGTCCTCTTCCGTCAGGGAGATACGTCGGGCGCCGAGCGCGCCTACCAGGAGGCGGACAAGCTCGCCCCGGAGGACCCGCGTGCCCTCACCGCCCGCTGCCAGCTCCACGCCCACACCGGCAACGCGGCCGCGGTGGACGAGGTGAAGCGCGCACTGGCGGAGCGCTTCCCGGACCGCGCGAGCGTCCTCGCGACGGAGTGTTCGACGGGGAAGTGA
- a CDS encoding amidohydrolase family protein, which yields MGTVLKGGYVVELEPAHVERVDLRIEGERIVARGPDLTPAPDDEVVALSGKLVFPGLVSAHHRLHAVLGRGMPHPTVETYQDLLEKVLWPYESALDLDAVQVAGTAGGLEALQCGTTTVCDLHSSPRAVSGSLVRLARGLHEVGVRGVLSYAVSDRLGAVVREEGLEETVSFAKKAKGRFRGQVGAGPCFTLGPDGLQGLAEALKTLGNAGLHLPLAEDPLDERLSTERYGASPVARLLEAGLLSPKSQLAHVGHLEWADLAQVIATGAWIVHTPRSNQGLEVGYAPALKFGHRATLGVDAVSADLFAEAQAAYLRSREAGQPIDVLRYLANGHRLVSQLFETPVGPMREGALADLLILDYLPATPLTAENLAWHVVFGLGSRHVEAVMVDGVWRMWARRPLSVNPTVVAEQAREAAAAVWARLAEAK from the coding sequence TTGGGCACCGTCCTCAAGGGTGGTTACGTCGTCGAGCTGGAACCCGCGCACGTGGAGCGCGTGGACTTGAGAATCGAAGGAGAGCGCATCGTCGCTCGCGGACCGGACCTCACGCCCGCTCCTGATGACGAAGTCGTCGCCCTCTCCGGCAAGCTCGTCTTCCCGGGGCTCGTCAGCGCGCACCACCGCCTGCACGCGGTGCTCGGCCGCGGCATGCCGCACCCCACGGTGGAGACGTACCAGGACCTCCTCGAGAAGGTGCTCTGGCCCTACGAGAGCGCGCTCGACCTGGACGCGGTGCAGGTGGCCGGTACCGCGGGCGGGCTGGAGGCCCTCCAGTGCGGCACCACCACCGTCTGTGACTTGCACTCCTCGCCCAGGGCCGTGTCGGGCTCGCTGGTGCGGCTGGCGCGCGGGCTCCACGAGGTGGGCGTGCGTGGCGTGTTGTCCTACGCGGTGTCGGACCGCCTGGGCGCGGTGGTCCGCGAGGAGGGCCTGGAGGAGACGGTCTCCTTCGCGAAGAAGGCCAAGGGCCGCTTCCGCGGGCAGGTGGGCGCGGGGCCCTGCTTCACGCTGGGGCCGGACGGCCTGCAAGGGCTCGCCGAGGCGCTGAAGACGCTGGGCAACGCCGGGCTGCACCTGCCGCTCGCCGAGGACCCTCTGGACGAGCGCCTCTCCACGGAGCGCTACGGCGCCTCGCCCGTGGCGCGGCTGCTGGAGGCGGGCCTCCTGTCACCCAAGAGCCAATTGGCGCACGTGGGCCACCTGGAGTGGGCGGACCTGGCGCAGGTGATTGCCACCGGCGCGTGGATTGTCCACACGCCCCGCTCCAACCAGGGGTTGGAAGTGGGCTACGCGCCCGCGCTGAAGTTCGGTCACCGCGCCACGCTCGGCGTGGACGCCGTGTCCGCGGACCTCTTCGCGGAGGCGCAGGCGGCGTACCTGCGCTCGCGCGAGGCGGGGCAGCCCATCGACGTGCTGCGCTACCTCGCCAACGGCCACCGGCTGGTGTCACAGCTCTTCGAGACGCCCGTGGGCCCCATGCGCGAGGGCGCGCTGGCGGACCTGCTCATCCTCGACTACCTGCCGGCCACGCCGCTCACCGCGGAGAACCTGGCGTGGCACGTGGTGTTCGGCCTGGGCAGCCGCCACGTGGAGGCCGTCATGGTGGACGGCGTCTGGCGCATGTGGGCGCGCCGGCCGCTGTCGGTGAATCCCACGGTGGTGGCGGAGCAGGCCCGCGAGGCCGCCGCGGCGGTGTGGGCACGCCTGGCCGAAGCGAAGTAG
- a CDS encoding peroxiredoxin family protein: protein MLIPVLVAGLFSGAIPQAGDTAPDFTVKDTAGNVYTLSEMVKQGPVIVAFFPKAFTGGUTRELSAYRDRYSDIEKLHGQVLAVSMDDAETLARFKAELKAPFPFIPDPKGEVVAAYDVKMPLLSVPKRFTFVIGEGRKILKVETGSDAIDPNGAIVSCPLRKPSAAPDAGTK from the coding sequence ATGCTCATTCCAGTGCTCGTCGCGGGCCTCTTCAGTGGGGCCATTCCGCAGGCGGGTGACACGGCGCCGGACTTCACCGTGAAGGACACGGCCGGCAACGTGTACACCCTGTCGGAGATGGTGAAGCAGGGGCCCGTCATCGTGGCCTTCTTCCCCAAAGCCTTCACAGGTGGTTGAACCCGCGAGCTCTCGGCGTACCGGGACAGGTACTCGGACATCGAGAAGCTCCACGGCCAGGTCCTGGCCGTCAGCATGGATGACGCGGAGACGCTCGCGCGCTTCAAGGCCGAGCTGAAAGCACCGTTCCCCTTCATTCCCGACCCGAAAGGAGAAGTCGTGGCGGCGTATGACGTGAAGATGCCGCTGCTCTCCGTGCCCAAGCGGTTCACGTTCGTCATCGGCGAGGGACGGAAGATTCTGAAGGTGGAGACCGGCAGCGACGCCATCGACCCGAATGGAGCGATTGTGTCGTGCCCCCTGCGCAAGCCTTCGGCGGCGCCGGACGCCGGGACGAAGTAG
- a CDS encoding carbohydrate ABC transporter permease, with protein MLWLAAPFLAAAALLVGVPALLSLGFAFTEYDALSAPRFVGVAHFARMWNDPLFWTALGNSLLFAGLAVPLRLAVALGLALLLHRGGRLARAAVFLPTVVPDIAYALLWLWLLNPLYGPLALALKAAGVTGGGWLLTPWGARGALVALTVFQLGEVFVVLLAARRELPEELYELCELEGGSALTVFRRVTLPLMAPTLVLLAARDVVVSLQTTFVPALVITQGGPRYATTFLPLYIYENGFEYLRIGYASAMTWVMFLVTAAMVAAQLWVLREWRASTTRQA; from the coding sequence ATGCTCTGGCTGGCGGCGCCGTTCCTCGCGGCGGCGGCGCTGCTGGTGGGCGTGCCCGCGCTGCTCTCGCTGGGCTTCGCCTTCACCGAGTACGACGCGCTGAGCGCCCCGCGCTTCGTGGGCGTGGCGCACTTCGCGCGCATGTGGAACGACCCGCTCTTCTGGACGGCGCTGGGCAACTCGCTGCTCTTCGCCGGACTGGCGGTGCCCCTGCGCCTCGCGGTGGCACTGGGACTGGCGCTGCTGCTGCACCGGGGCGGCCGGCTGGCACGGGCGGCGGTGTTCCTTCCCACGGTGGTGCCGGACATCGCCTATGCGCTGCTGTGGCTGTGGCTGCTCAACCCGCTGTACGGCCCGCTGGCGCTGGCGCTGAAGGCGGCCGGCGTGACGGGCGGCGGGTGGCTGCTCACGCCCTGGGGCGCGCGCGGGGCGCTGGTGGCGCTCACCGTCTTCCAGCTCGGAGAGGTGTTCGTGGTGCTGCTGGCCGCGCGGCGCGAGCTGCCGGAGGAGCTGTATGAGTTGTGCGAGCTGGAGGGCGGCAGCGCGCTCACCGTCTTCCGCAGGGTGACGCTGCCGCTGATGGCGCCCACGCTGGTGCTGCTCGCCGCGCGCGACGTGGTGGTGAGCCTGCAGACGACCTTCGTCCCGGCGCTCGTCATCACCCAGGGCGGGCCGCGCTACGCGACCACCTTCCTGCCGCTCTACATCTACGAGAACGGCTTCGAGTACCTGCGCATCGGGTACGCGTCCGCGATGACGTGGGTGATGTTCCTCGTCACCGCGGCGATGGTGGCCGCGCAGCTCTGGGTGCTGCGCGAGTGGCGGGCCTCCACCACTCGCCAGGCCTGA